From the genome of Variovorax sp. RA8, one region includes:
- the creB gene encoding two-component system response regulator CreB — protein sequence MLSHPRILIAEDESGIADTLQYVLRTDGFVPVWCATAEEAIAQFAADPPALAILDVGLPDMNGFELFKRLQALNREQGGAEVPMLFLTARSDEIDRVVGLELGADDYVAKPFSPRELVARVRTILRRSGRGNGPSTAIPAPAAPAAPARSVPVSPFALDAERMQIRYYGRLLELSRYEYGLLKLLVQRPGRVFTRDELLELVWDDASESFDRTVDAHVKTLRAKLRAVAPEVEAIRTLRGTGYALNEELPPR from the coding sequence ATGCTCTCCCACCCGCGGATCCTGATCGCCGAAGACGAGTCCGGCATCGCCGACACCCTGCAGTACGTGCTCAGGACCGACGGCTTCGTGCCCGTCTGGTGCGCCACCGCCGAGGAGGCCATCGCCCAGTTCGCGGCCGACCCGCCCGCGCTCGCCATCCTGGACGTGGGCCTGCCCGACATGAACGGCTTCGAGCTCTTCAAGCGGCTGCAGGCACTCAACCGCGAGCAGGGTGGCGCGGAGGTGCCGATGCTCTTCCTCACCGCGCGCAGCGACGAGATCGACCGCGTCGTGGGCCTCGAGCTGGGCGCCGACGACTACGTGGCCAAGCCCTTCTCGCCGCGCGAGCTGGTGGCGCGCGTGCGCACCATCCTGCGGCGTAGTGGTCGTGGCAACGGTCCTTCGACGGCGATCCCCGCGCCAGCCGCGCCAGCCGCGCCTGCGAGGAGCGTGCCGGTCTCGCCCTTCGCGCTCGATGCCGAGCGCATGCAGATCCGCTACTACGGCCGCCTGCTCGAGCTCTCGCGCTACGAGTACGGGCTGCTCAAGCTGCTGGTCCAGCGCCCGGGCCGCGTGTTCACGCGCGACGAGCTGCTCGAACTCGTGTGGGACGACGCCAGCGAGAGCTTCGACCGCACCGTCGATGCCCACGTCAAGACCCTGCGCGCCAAGCTGCGCGCCGTCGCGCCCGAGGTCGAGGCGATCCGCACGCTGCGCGGCACCGGCTACGCGCTCAATGAAGAGCTGCCCCCGCGATGA
- a CDS encoding YcjF family protein translates to MTSSETRAILSLSLLAAFVDGEKHERERAEIKRIAEGLSQADGVQLPTLYQDVLMKRVSLASVAGELKSPEARQLAYEMAVCVCDADGAQSQAERLFLADARTALGLDTPGATQFAQQAEEIASVPLAPSAAAAPAVDGAALDQAILNAAILNGALELLPETLSTMAIIPLQMKLVYRIGKAHGFELDSGHVKDFLATVGVGLTSQYLEQAGRKLLGGLLGRVGGGLLGGLGKQAVSSGMSFASTYALGQVAKRYYAGGRTLSTQMLKEAFASVTQEAQGLQTRYLPQIQEKARTLDAGKVLAMVRGG, encoded by the coding sequence GTGACCTCATCCGAAACCCGGGCCATCCTGAGCCTGAGCCTGCTGGCGGCCTTCGTCGACGGCGAGAAGCACGAGCGCGAGCGCGCCGAGATCAAGCGGATTGCCGAGGGCCTGTCGCAGGCCGATGGCGTGCAGCTGCCCACGCTCTACCAGGACGTGCTGATGAAGCGCGTGTCGCTGGCCTCGGTGGCCGGCGAGCTGAAGAGCCCCGAGGCGCGGCAGCTGGCCTACGAGATGGCCGTGTGCGTGTGCGACGCCGACGGCGCTCAGTCGCAGGCCGAGCGCCTGTTCCTCGCCGATGCCCGCACGGCACTCGGGCTGGATACGCCGGGAGCGACGCAGTTTGCGCAGCAGGCCGAGGAGATCGCGTCGGTGCCGCTGGCGCCGTCCGCGGCGGCGGCTCCTGCCGTCGACGGTGCCGCGCTGGACCAGGCCATCCTCAACGCCGCGATCCTGAACGGCGCGCTGGAGCTGTTGCCAGAGACGCTTTCGACCATGGCCATCATCCCGCTGCAGATGAAGCTGGTGTATCGCATCGGCAAGGCCCACGGCTTCGAGCTCGACAGCGGCCATGTGAAGGACTTCCTCGCCACCGTGGGCGTCGGCCTGACCTCGCAGTACCTCGAGCAGGCCGGCCGCAAGCTTCTGGGCGGCCTGCTCGGCAGGGTGGGCGGCGGGCTGCTGGGCGGCCTGGGCAAGCAGGCCGTGAGCTCGGGCATGAGCTTCGCGAGCACCTACGCCCTGGGTCAGGTGGCGAAGCGCTACTACGCGGGCGGACGCACGCTGTCGACGCAGATGCTGAAGGAGGCGTTCGCGAGCGTGACGCAGGAGGCGCAGGGCCTGCAGACTCGCTACCTTCCGCAGATCCAGGAGAAGGCCCGCACGCTCGACGCAGGCAAGGTGCTGGCGATGGTGCGCGGCGGCTGA
- a CDS encoding TIGR04325 family methyltransferase, with the protein MLTSLLPPSVREAAYRRKFLENREENLFMGSFESFAAAEAGAPPTKAVGYDNAPADAFYSHQVAPYDYPGLFWIGRALDDGMRSIFDLGGHVGIKYYAFRRMLNYPADLRWTVCDVPTVVQTGRELAVQREATAQLSFSTDFRDASGYDVLYASGSLQYLPQRISEIIAALPVKPRRIVLNTTAVHPERTLYTLNSIGFAVCPYRIQHHDQLLAELAASGYKRRDAWRNEGKAIEVPFVEGGDKPFYAGCCFDLHQA; encoded by the coding sequence ATGCTTACGAGTCTTCTCCCCCCGTCGGTCCGTGAAGCTGCCTACCGCCGCAAGTTCCTGGAGAACCGCGAGGAGAACCTCTTCATGGGTTCCTTCGAGAGCTTCGCCGCCGCCGAGGCCGGCGCGCCGCCAACCAAGGCTGTCGGCTACGACAACGCACCGGCTGACGCCTTCTACAGCCATCAGGTCGCCCCCTACGACTATCCGGGCCTGTTCTGGATAGGCCGCGCGCTGGATGACGGCATGCGCAGCATCTTCGACCTGGGCGGCCACGTCGGCATCAAGTACTACGCCTTTCGCCGCATGCTGAACTACCCGGCCGATCTGCGCTGGACGGTCTGCGACGTGCCCACCGTGGTCCAGACCGGCCGCGAGCTTGCAGTGCAGCGCGAGGCCACCGCGCAGCTGAGCTTCAGCACCGACTTCCGGGACGCGAGCGGCTACGACGTGCTCTACGCCTCCGGCAGCCTGCAGTACCTGCCGCAACGCATCTCCGAGATCATTGCCGCGTTGCCCGTGAAGCCGCGGCGCATCGTGCTGAACACCACCGCCGTGCACCCGGAACGCACGCTCTACACGCTCAACAGCATCGGCTTCGCCGTCTGCCCCTACCGCATCCAGCACCATGACCAGCTGCTGGCCGAGCTGGCCGCGTCCGGCTACAAGCGGCGCGACGCCTGGCGCAACGAGGGCAAGGCGATCGAGGTGCCCTTCGTGGAAGGCGGCGACAAGCCCTTCTACGCGGGCTGCTGCTTCGACCTGCACCAGGCCTGA
- a CDS encoding heavy-metal-associated domain-containing protein: MSQKFQVSGMSCNHCVSAVQNAVQAVDPKAQVTVDLETGHVDVLSTQPRQDIVLAIENAGYRVE; this comes from the coding sequence ATGAGCCAGAAATTCCAGGTGTCGGGCATGAGCTGCAACCACTGCGTCAGCGCGGTGCAGAACGCGGTGCAAGCGGTCGATCCCAAGGCGCAGGTCACGGTGGACCTCGAAACCGGCCATGTCGACGTGCTGAGCACGCAGCCGCGCCAGGACATCGTGCTGGCGATCGAGAACGCGGGCTACCGCGTCGAGTAG
- a CDS encoding response regulator transcription factor: MRILLVEDDAVLRGVMLRSFGDAGHRVDVAANAEDADHLWRVQLFDAVLLDLSLPATASATSGLGSGLTVLRHARARGDRTPVLVLTARGRTEERIAGLDAGADDYLGKPFDLAEVEARLRALVRRAQGTEDIATLGQLKLDRKARRFAVSGAPLDLPAREFEVLWELMSPPGRTVSKRALSDKLSTFDEALGDNALEAFISRLRKKLSGSGAAIRTLRGIGYLLEAAT; this comes from the coding sequence ATGCGAATCCTCCTGGTCGAAGACGATGCCGTTCTGCGCGGCGTGATGTTGCGCAGCTTTGGCGATGCCGGGCACCGCGTCGACGTGGCGGCCAATGCCGAGGACGCGGATCACTTGTGGCGGGTGCAGCTCTTCGATGCCGTGCTGCTCGACCTCAGCCTGCCGGCCACCGCGAGCGCGACCAGCGGCCTCGGGAGCGGGTTGACCGTGCTGCGCCATGCGCGTGCGCGCGGCGACCGCACGCCGGTGCTGGTGCTGACGGCACGCGGCCGGACCGAGGAGCGCATCGCCGGTCTGGATGCCGGTGCCGACGACTACCTTGGCAAGCCCTTCGACCTGGCCGAGGTCGAGGCGCGGCTGCGGGCGCTGGTGCGGCGCGCGCAGGGCACCGAGGACATCGCGACCCTGGGGCAGCTGAAGCTCGACCGCAAGGCGCGCCGCTTCGCGGTGTCCGGCGCACCGCTGGACCTGCCGGCGCGCGAATTCGAGGTGCTGTGGGAGCTGATGAGCCCGCCGGGCCGCACGGTGAGCAAGCGTGCGCTGTCCGACAAGCTCTCCACCTTCGACGAGGCGCTGGGCGACAACGCGCTCGAGGCCTTCATCTCGCGACTGCGCAAGAAGTTGAGCGGCAGTGGTGCGGCCATCCGCACGCTGCGCGGCATCGGCTATCTGCTGGAAGCGGCGACGTGA
- a CDS encoding sensor histidine kinase, with the protein MPARRAAAGAPSLTARVLRRVLLPLALTWLAGTVIAVAVASHFTEQAFDRSLLDDAYAVSANVEAGERDIQLRLTPREVTSVLFDQSETNYFAVLRQDGSLLAGRAGLHAPLPEEGARYRFSDIVHEGQPLRAVVLDHESPNAFRVVIAQTTLARSALVERLLAYALAPQLLLLALLAIWLWRGIEGELRPLGELRRTLDRRDARDLAPVPVARSSRELERLGETLNALFERLGHSVRAQREFAGNVAHELRTPLAGIRALADYGLAQQAPAVWREQLQQIAASQARASRLVDQLLGLALADEGRTGLQREPLRLDVLVEQAVLRHLARADAQGVDLGALGLEVPVTVQANAALVEGILDNLIDNALRYGGRTITIALAGRTLSVIDDGPGIAPELHRALVQRWSQGPEGMKLGQGAGLGLAIVARYAALLDAELRFEKASEAGGLRVSVAFGAPPATQAQASAG; encoded by the coding sequence ATGCCGGCGCGCCGTGCTGCGGCGGGCGCGCCTTCGCTCACCGCACGCGTGCTGCGGCGGGTGCTGCTGCCGCTGGCGCTGACATGGCTCGCGGGCACGGTGATCGCCGTCGCCGTGGCCAGCCATTTCACCGAGCAGGCTTTCGACCGCTCGCTTCTCGACGACGCCTACGCGGTCTCGGCCAACGTCGAGGCAGGCGAGCGCGACATCCAGCTGCGGCTGACACCGCGCGAGGTCACGAGCGTGTTGTTCGACCAGTCGGAGACCAACTACTTCGCGGTGCTGCGGCAGGACGGCTCGCTGCTGGCGGGTCGCGCAGGCCTGCATGCGCCGCTGCCCGAGGAGGGCGCGCGCTATCGCTTCTCCGACATCGTGCACGAAGGCCAGCCGCTGCGCGCGGTCGTGCTGGACCACGAGTCGCCCAACGCCTTCCGCGTGGTGATCGCGCAGACGACGCTGGCGCGCAGCGCGCTGGTGGAGCGCCTGCTGGCCTACGCGCTGGCGCCGCAGCTGCTGTTGCTGGCGCTGCTCGCGATCTGGCTGTGGCGTGGCATCGAGGGCGAGCTGCGGCCGCTGGGCGAGTTGCGGCGGACGCTGGACCGGCGCGATGCGCGCGACCTGGCGCCGGTGCCGGTGGCGCGCAGCTCGCGCGAGCTGGAGCGCCTGGGCGAAACGCTCAATGCGCTGTTCGAGCGCCTTGGCCACAGCGTGCGCGCGCAGCGCGAGTTCGCGGGCAATGTGGCGCACGAGCTGCGCACGCCGCTGGCGGGCATCCGCGCGCTGGCCGACTACGGACTGGCGCAGCAGGCCCCCGCCGTCTGGCGCGAGCAGCTGCAGCAGATCGCCGCCAGCCAGGCGCGCGCCAGCCGCCTGGTCGACCAGCTGCTCGGCCTGGCGCTGGCCGACGAAGGACGCACGGGCCTGCAGCGTGAGCCGCTGCGGCTCGACGTGTTGGTGGAACAGGCGGTGCTGCGCCATCTGGCGCGGGCCGACGCGCAGGGCGTGGACCTGGGCGCGCTGGGCCTGGAGGTGCCGGTGACGGTGCAGGCCAACGCCGCGCTGGTCGAGGGCATCCTCGACAACCTGATCGACAACGCGTTGCGCTACGGCGGCCGCACCATCACCATTGCGCTGGCCGGGCGCACGCTGTCGGTGATCGACGACGGCCCTGGCATCGCGCCCGAGCTGCACCGTGCGCTGGTGCAGCGCTGGTCGCAGGGGCCCGAAGGCATGAAGCTGGGCCAGGGCGCCGGCCTCGGGCTGGCGATCGTGGCGCGCTATGCCGCGCTGCTCGACGCGGAACTGCGCTTCGAAAAAGCCAGCGAAGCCGGCGGGCTGCGGGTCAGCGTGGCCTTCGGCGCGCCGCCCGCGACCCAGGCTCAGGCCAGCGCCGGGTAG
- a CDS encoding alkene reductase, with protein sequence MSSLFDPIQAGDLKLANRVVMAPLTRNRSPNAVPPPIAATYYAQRAGAGLLITEATAISHQGQGYADVPGLYGTEQLQAWKRVTDAVHAEGGKIVVQLWHVGRVSHKELQPGGGKPVAPSAIAAKTKTVLIRNGVPTFVETSEPRALDASELPGIVHAYAAAARNAVETAGFDGVEIHAANGYLLDQFLKSGSNHRRDDYGGSIENRARLLLEVARAVVDAVGGGVTGIRLSPVTPANDVHDADPQPLFEYVVKQLAPLGLAYVHVIEGATGGPRELQDRPFDYEALKAAYRAAGGQAAWMVNNGYDKPLAEAALKEGDDLVAFGKPFISNPDLVRRLREDAPLNPWDKSTFYGGGEKGYIDYPALA encoded by the coding sequence ATGTCCTCCCTTTTCGATCCGATCCAGGCCGGCGATCTGAAGCTCGCCAACCGCGTCGTCATGGCGCCGCTCACGCGCAACCGTTCGCCCAACGCGGTGCCGCCCCCGATCGCCGCCACCTACTATGCGCAGCGCGCCGGCGCCGGCCTGCTGATCACCGAAGCTACCGCCATCAGCCACCAGGGTCAGGGCTATGCCGACGTGCCGGGCCTCTACGGGACGGAGCAGCTCCAGGCCTGGAAGCGCGTCACCGATGCCGTCCATGCCGAGGGCGGCAAGATCGTCGTGCAGCTGTGGCACGTCGGCCGGGTCTCGCACAAAGAGCTGCAGCCAGGCGGCGGCAAGCCGGTCGCTCCATCGGCCATCGCAGCCAAGACCAAGACGGTGCTGATCAGGAACGGCGTGCCCACCTTCGTCGAGACCTCGGAGCCTCGCGCCCTCGACGCGAGCGAGCTGCCCGGCATCGTCCATGCCTATGCGGCAGCCGCCCGCAATGCCGTGGAGACCGCCGGCTTCGACGGCGTCGAGATCCATGCCGCCAACGGCTACCTGCTTGACCAGTTCCTCAAGAGCGGCAGCAACCATCGGCGCGACGACTACGGCGGCAGCATCGAGAACCGCGCCCGCCTGCTGCTCGAAGTGGCAAGGGCGGTGGTCGACGCGGTCGGCGGCGGCGTCACCGGCATCCGGCTGTCGCCGGTCACGCCCGCCAACGACGTGCACGACGCGGACCCGCAGCCGCTCTTCGAATATGTCGTGAAACAGCTCGCGCCGCTGGGCCTGGCCTACGTCCACGTCATCGAAGGCGCCACCGGCGGGCCGCGCGAGCTGCAGGACCGGCCCTTCGACTACGAGGCCCTCAAGGCCGCCTATCGCGCCGCCGGCGGCCAGGCCGCCTGGATGGTGAACAACGGCTACGACAAGCCGCTGGCCGAAGCTGCGCTGAAGGAAGGCGACGACCTCGTGGCCTTCGGCAAGCCCTTCATCTCCAACCCCGACCTGGTGCGCCGGCTGCGGGAAGACGCGCCGCTCAATCCCTGGGACAAGAGCACCTTCTACGGCGGCGGCGAGAAGGGCTACATCGACTACCCGGCGCTGGCCTGA
- a CDS encoding YbfB/YjiJ family MFS transporter has translation MTTLAAPLTPSRALRLALALSLGAAVSLGITRFSYGLLLPPMRADLGWSYTLAGGMNTANAAGYLVGALMTPALMRRFGPLRLLVAGAVWASIFMGASGFFTSAPALLAQRLLAGVASAWVFVAGGLLAARLGALQPERAGLLLGLYYGGTGLGITLSALLVPPVLRAAAGQAHGWAWAWWALALACMAATAVLGLASRAMPADAPPGAAASPAVAAAPRDGVHRLGWALAGYAMFGIGYIGYMTFVIALLREQGASPEGITAFYALLGVACVASARLWAGLLDRSRGGAPQAILNALLGLATLLPVLSTAWPVALLSGLLFGAVFLSVVASTTALVRHNLPEAQWVAGISAFTIIFALGQIVGPTVTGWISDGAGGLAHGLVASAAALWVGAALAWRQRPLDR, from the coding sequence ATGACGACCCTCGCCGCCCCGCTCACGCCCTCCCGAGCCCTGCGCCTTGCACTTGCGCTGTCCCTGGGGGCTGCGGTGTCGCTGGGCATCACGCGCTTTTCCTATGGCCTGCTGCTGCCGCCGATGCGCGCCGACCTGGGCTGGAGCTACACGCTGGCGGGCGGGATGAACACCGCCAACGCCGCCGGCTATCTGGTCGGTGCGCTGATGACGCCGGCCTTGATGCGCCGATTCGGGCCGCTGCGGCTGCTGGTCGCCGGCGCGGTGTGGGCCAGCATCTTCATGGGGGCCAGCGGCTTCTTCACATCGGCGCCGGCGCTGTTGGCGCAACGGCTGCTGGCCGGCGTCGCGAGCGCCTGGGTCTTCGTCGCCGGCGGGCTGCTGGCCGCGCGTCTCGGTGCGCTGCAGCCCGAACGCGCGGGCCTGCTGCTGGGCCTCTACTACGGAGGCACGGGCCTCGGCATCACCCTGTCGGCGCTGCTGGTGCCGCCGGTGCTGCGGGCCGCGGCCGGCCAGGCGCATGGCTGGGCCTGGGCCTGGTGGGCGCTGGCGCTGGCGTGCATGGCGGCGACGGCGGTGCTCGGTCTCGCGTCGCGCGCCATGCCGGCCGATGCGCCCCCGGGCGCTGCGGCATCGCCGGCGGTTGCCGCAGCCCCGCGCGACGGCGTGCATCGCCTCGGCTGGGCGCTGGCGGGCTACGCCATGTTCGGGATCGGCTACATCGGCTACATGACCTTCGTGATCGCGCTGCTGCGCGAGCAAGGGGCGAGCCCGGAGGGCATCACGGCCTTTTACGCACTGCTCGGCGTCGCCTGCGTGGCATCGGCGCGGCTCTGGGCGGGACTGCTGGATCGCTCTCGCGGCGGGGCGCCGCAGGCCATCCTCAACGCACTGCTGGGGCTGGCGACGCTGCTGCCGGTGCTCAGCACGGCGTGGCCGGTGGCGCTGCTGTCGGGCCTGTTGTTCGGCGCGGTCTTCCTCTCGGTGGTGGCCTCCACCACGGCGCTGGTGCGCCACAACCTGCCGGAGGCGCAATGGGTGGCCGGCATCAGCGCCTTCACGATCATCTTCGCGCTGGGACAGATCGTGGGGCCGACGGTGACGGGCTGGATCTCCGATGGCGCGGGCGGCTTGGCGCACGGCCTCGTGGCCTCGGCTGCGGCGCTGTGGGTCGGCGCCGCGCTGGCGTGGCGACAGCGGCCGCTCGACCGCTGA
- the gstA gene encoding glutathione transferase GstA has product MKLYYSPGACSLSPHIALREAGIAFEPVLASTKSHKLKDGTDYYGINPLGYVPMLELDDGTRLREGPAIVQYIADLAPTKNLAPAAGTLSRYRLQEWLTFIGTEIHKTYSPFFNPAMPEEAKAVFKSKLESRYEWLNRELEGKEYLMGEHFTVADGYLFTVTNWAKPVGIDLSPYPNVQAWHARVGARPNVQEALKAEGLAK; this is encoded by the coding sequence ATGAAGCTGTACTACTCGCCGGGCGCTTGCTCGCTGTCGCCGCATATCGCGCTGCGCGAAGCCGGCATCGCCTTCGAACCCGTGCTCGCCAGCACCAAGAGCCACAAGCTGAAGGACGGCACCGACTACTACGGCATCAACCCGCTCGGCTATGTGCCGATGCTCGAGCTCGACGATGGCACGCGCCTGCGAGAAGGCCCGGCCATCGTGCAGTACATCGCCGATCTCGCCCCCACCAAGAACCTCGCGCCGGCGGCCGGCACGCTGTCGCGCTATCGGCTGCAGGAGTGGCTCACCTTCATAGGCACCGAGATCCACAAGACCTACTCGCCCTTCTTCAACCCCGCCATGCCCGAGGAGGCGAAAGCTGTCTTCAAGAGCAAGCTGGAATCGCGCTACGAGTGGCTCAACCGCGAGCTCGAGGGCAAGGAATACCTGATGGGCGAACACTTCACTGTCGCCGACGGCTACCTGTTCACCGTCACCAACTGGGCCAAGCCCGTCGGTATCGACCTGTCACCCTATCCCAACGTCCAGGCCTGGCATGCGCGCGTCGGTGCCAGGCCGAACGTGCAGGAGGCGCTCAAGGCCGAGGGCCTCGCCAAGTAA
- a CDS encoding DUF1328 family protein — MLKYAIIFAIVSLIAGALGFGGIAAGAAGIAKLLFGLFLILAVLFLVLAALGIGAAKKALD, encoded by the coding sequence ATGTTGAAGTACGCCATCATCTTCGCGATCGTCTCGCTGATTGCGGGCGCGCTCGGCTTCGGCGGTATCGCCGCGGGCGCGGCCGGCATTGCCAAGCTGCTCTTCGGCCTGTTCCTGATCTTGGCGGTGCTCTTCCTGGTGCTGGCGGCGCTGGGAATCGGCGCCGCGAAGAAAGCCTTGGACTGA
- a CDS encoding transglutaminase-like domain-containing protein has translation MHASNLEAVLDYQVEAPSHLVFNIEAARSGAQAVASEELVIEPAVQRETFCDEASGNRFVRFDAPAGPLKIRYRAQVQRSHVLVPPDLAELPVNQVPHELLGYLMPSRYCESDLMSRCAQQLFGDLPPGIGRVQAIADWIHDSITYEPGSSDSTTTAREVFVERAGVCRDFAHLGITFCRALNIPARLVVGYVWFDEPPQDFHAVFEAWLGGQWVLFDATRMAPPDRLVRVGTGADAKDVAFCTFFGPVRMTGKTLSVQEVQDERLVVSAGPVPSGQLVGIEKPVPVAAASVSLLQAPATAHVL, from the coding sequence ATGCATGCGTCGAACCTGGAAGCCGTGCTCGACTACCAGGTCGAGGCGCCTTCGCACCTGGTGTTCAACATCGAGGCGGCGCGCAGCGGTGCACAGGCCGTAGCGAGCGAGGAGCTCGTGATCGAGCCTGCGGTGCAGCGGGAAACTTTCTGCGACGAGGCCAGCGGCAACCGCTTCGTGCGTTTCGACGCGCCGGCGGGGCCGCTGAAGATCCGCTATCGGGCGCAGGTCCAGCGCTCCCACGTGCTGGTGCCGCCCGACCTCGCGGAGCTGCCGGTGAACCAGGTGCCGCACGAGTTGCTCGGCTACCTGATGCCGAGCCGCTACTGCGAGTCGGACTTGATGTCGCGCTGCGCGCAGCAGCTCTTTGGTGACCTGCCGCCGGGCATCGGACGCGTGCAGGCGATCGCCGACTGGATCCACGACAGCATCACCTACGAGCCGGGCAGCAGCGATTCGACCACCACCGCGCGAGAGGTGTTCGTCGAGCGCGCGGGCGTGTGCCGCGATTTCGCGCATCTCGGCATTACCTTCTGCCGCGCTCTCAACATCCCGGCGCGGCTGGTGGTGGGCTATGTCTGGTTCGACGAGCCACCGCAGGATTTCCATGCGGTGTTCGAGGCCTGGCTTGGCGGGCAGTGGGTGCTGTTCGATGCGACGCGCATGGCGCCACCGGACCGGCTGGTGCGGGTGGGCACCGGCGCCGATGCGAAGGATGTGGCCTTCTGCACCTTCTTCGGGCCCGTTCGCATGACCGGCAAAACCTTGAGCGTGCAAGAGGTGCAGGACGAGCGCCTCGTCGTCTCCGCCGGGCCAGTGCCCAGCGGGCAGCTGGTGGGCATCGAGAAGCCGGTGCCGGTGGCAGCGGCCTCGGTGTCCCTGCTCCAGGCCCCCGCGACTGCGCACGTGCTATAA